Proteins from a genomic interval of Clostridium sp. M62/1:
- a CDS encoding ABC transporter permease yields the protein MNYPFENDTSAVIKKLARKSVRFDKKKNLFCLSAIIVAVAMIMMSLLTVQNIIYQNQKEIEGLHQGIFFDITQDSKEKLLANEEVKSVGLSCNIKTVKENSKELSLIYYDDDMLSLIPAFDGKYPEKASEIAVTDAFFASENKSPEINAIVQLNLDGTLKNYTIVGIYHDKTSTAYPVFVSLEKCRELRGNNLLNGYVWLENADTLTKDEATEILSQISEETGLNNWTVSSYYDYVNTTLSFSNYAVYGVVAAILFLAAALVIYSIFYISVGQKVAEFGQLRTIGASKKQIYKIVLKQGYMLAVPGILIGSIMGTIISYCLQSKGWSVFAFIVSLCGACLFGILLVYISVRKPAKIAANTSPISALKNPVGIVNYRTHKRHRITPVYLAKISFSRNRKKSLLTILSLGLCGVIFFLAASYQSSFNAESMARYWDMKYGDFKISIDLENESENLDALLQKEYFSDYVKRVGDIEGVSNIFTYATVPVDFSTDNDISDSTLMLGYNEKDLASLNAAVLSGNITDDTELVVSDPERIYDVYHWKPQIGDTVTFNFKNHSGKTITKAFKIGAITSSNDGMGGYIFRMPENMLKELAGYDCTYAIEIQAEAEYQEIIEQELKLLVSDNRDVRLQTLQDFIVEHQSDNRAGFTLAYAIAAILWIFAVINQINLTVTNLLSQKQEMGTLKSIGMTNKQLKQAFMMEGLFTTLIALLITAVVGIPGGYAIGIFLKNAGMSTGFVFPVVAFTLFAVAMFMLESLMTILLIHSWKKQSVIAIMRN from the coding sequence ATGAATTATCCTTTTGAAAATGATACCAGTGCAGTAATTAAAAAATTAGCACGAAAAAGTGTGCGTTTTGATAAGAAGAAAAACTTATTTTGCCTTTCGGCAATTATTGTAGCCGTTGCTATGATAATGATGTCGTTGCTCACAGTGCAAAATATCATTTATCAAAATCAGAAAGAAATCGAAGGATTACATCAAGGGATTTTCTTTGACATTACGCAGGACAGTAAAGAAAAGTTGTTAGCAAACGAAGAAGTAAAAAGTGTAGGACTTTCCTGTAATATCAAAACAGTGAAAGAAAATTCTAAAGAACTGTCTCTGATTTATTATGATGATGACATGCTTAGTTTGATTCCTGCCTTTGACGGAAAATATCCAGAGAAAGCAAGTGAAATTGCTGTTACAGATGCCTTTTTTGCCAGTGAAAATAAGTCTCCGGAAATCAACGCCATAGTTCAGTTGAATCTGGATGGTACTTTGAAGAATTATACTATTGTTGGTATTTATCATGATAAAACTTCTACCGCTTATCCTGTTTTTGTTTCACTTGAAAAATGCCGGGAATTACGTGGAAATAACCTGCTTAATGGATATGTTTGGCTTGAAAATGCAGATACCCTTACAAAAGACGAAGCAACAGAAATATTATCTCAAATTTCAGAGGAGACTGGACTGAATAATTGGACAGTCAGCAGTTACTATGATTATGTAAATACAACTTTGTCCTTCAGTAATTATGCGGTATATGGTGTAGTTGCTGCCATTTTGTTTTTAGCTGCCGCACTTGTAATTTACAGCATTTTCTATATTTCGGTTGGACAAAAAGTTGCTGAGTTCGGACAGCTTCGGACAATAGGGGCAAGTAAAAAGCAAATTTATAAAATAGTTCTTAAACAGGGTTATATGCTTGCAGTTCCGGGGATTTTAATTGGTAGTATCATGGGAACGATCATCAGCTATTGTCTGCAATCAAAAGGCTGGTCAGTATTTGCATTTATTGTTTCTCTATGTGGCGCATGCCTTTTTGGAATACTGCTTGTTTATATTAGTGTTCGTAAACCAGCAAAAATTGCAGCGAATACTTCTCCAATTTCCGCCCTGAAAAATCCAGTGGGAATTGTAAATTACCGCACTCACAAAAGACATCGTATTACGCCTGTATATTTAGCGAAAATCAGCTTTTCCAGAAACAGAAAAAAATCTCTATTGACCATTTTATCATTGGGACTGTGCGGAGTTATATTTTTCCTTGCAGCAAGTTATCAGAGTTCTTTTAATGCCGAGAGTATGGCTCGTTATTGGGATATGAAGTACGGAGATTTCAAAATCAGCATTGATTTAGAAAACGAAAGTGAAAATTTGGATGCTCTCTTGCAGAAAGAATATTTTTCTGATTATGTAAAGCGTGTTGGAGATATAGAGGGAGTTAGCAATATATTTACTTATGCTACCGTACCAGTTGATTTCTCAACAGACAATGATATTTCAGATAGCACCTTGATGCTCGGCTATAATGAAAAGGATTTGGCGTCGCTAAATGCAGCGGTTTTGTCTGGAAATATTACTGATGATACAGAATTAGTTGTAAGTGATCCCGAACGTATTTATGATGTTTACCATTGGAAACCTCAAATTGGGGATACTGTGACCTTTAATTTCAAAAATCATAGTGGTAAAACAATAACAAAAGCATTCAAAATTGGTGCAATCACTTCCAGCAATGATGGAATGGGTGGCTATATTTTCAGAATGCCGGAAAATATGCTCAAAGAACTTGCAGGTTATGACTGTACATACGCAATCGAAATACAAGCAGAAGCTGAATATCAGGAGATAATCGAGCAAGAACTCAAATTACTCGTTTCTGACAATAGGGATGTTCGCTTACAAACCCTTCAAGATTTTATTGTAGAACACCAATCAGACAATCGTGCAGGTTTTACATTAGCTTATGCGATTGCAGCCATCTTGTGGATATTTGCGGTCATCAATCAAATCAATCTTACTGTGACAAATCTTTTATCACAGAAACAGGAAATGGGCACACTAAAATCTATTGGTATGACAAATAAGCAGTTGAAGCAAGCATTTATGATGGAAGGTCTTTTTACTACTTTGATTGCATTGCTTATAACTGCTGTTGTTGGAATCCCCGGCGGATATGCAATCGGTATATTTTTGAAAAATGCAGGCATGTCTACGGGATTTGTATTTCCGGTTGTTGCTTTTACTCTTTTTGCTGTTGCTATGTTTATGCTTGAAAGTTTGATGACAATATTGCTTATTCATTCATGGAAGAAGCAATCTGTTATTGCAATAATGCGAAATTGA
- a CDS encoding tyrosine-type recombinase/integrase, with protein MAKGSVRKKGKKWYYRFYVEDASGNLVQKECVGTESKSETEKLLRQAMDDYEKKKFVAKAENLTVGQLLDVWAEEELKTGTLSNGTVENYLGTIRNIKKHPLAERKLKNVTSEHLQSFFDLLSFGGVHPDGKEKKGYSKDYIHSFSAVMQQSFRFAVFPKQYITFNPMQYIKLRYQTDEVDLFSDEDMDGNIQPISREDYERLLTYLQKKNPAAILPIQIAYYAGLRIGEACGLAWQDVNLEEQCLTIRRSIRYDGSKRKYIIGPTKRKKVRIVDFGDTLVEIFRNARKEQLKNRMQYGELYHTNYYKEVKEKNRVYYEYYCLDRTEEVPADYKEISFVCLRPDGCLELPTTLGTVCRKVAKTLEGFEGFHFHQLRHTYASNLLANGAAPKDVQELLGHSDVSTTMNVYAHSTRDAKRKSVRLLDKVVGND; from the coding sequence ATGGCAAAAGGATCTGTAAGAAAAAAAGGAAAGAAATGGTACTACCGCTTCTATGTAGAGGACGCAAGCGGCAATCTTGTTCAAAAAGAATGCGTTGGAACAGAAAGCAAAAGTGAAACTGAAAAGCTGCTCCGTCAGGCAATGGATGATTATGAAAAAAAGAAATTTGTTGCCAAAGCGGAAAATCTCACAGTCGGACAACTTCTGGATGTGTGGGCAGAGGAGGAATTAAAAACAGGTACGCTCAGCAATGGTACTGTGGAGAATTACCTCGGAACAATCCGAAATATCAAGAAACACCCATTGGCAGAACGGAAATTAAAAAATGTAACCTCTGAGCATTTGCAATCCTTCTTTGATTTGCTTTCCTTTGGGGGAGTTCATCCCGATGGAAAAGAGAAAAAGGGTTACAGCAAAGATTACATCCATTCTTTTTCCGCAGTCATGCAGCAGTCCTTCCGCTTTGCAGTATTTCCAAAACAGTATATTACGTTCAATCCCATGCAGTATATTAAACTGCGGTATCAGACGGACGAAGTTGATTTGTTTTCGGATGAGGACATGGACGGAAATATCCAACCAATTTCACGAGAAGATTATGAAAGACTGCTTACGTATCTTCAAAAAAAGAACCCAGCCGCAATACTTCCAATCCAGATAGCCTATTATGCCGGGCTTCGTATTGGAGAAGCCTGTGGTTTGGCATGGCAGGACGTAAATCTGGAAGAACAATGCCTTACCATAAGACGCAGCATCCGATATGATGGCTCAAAACGCAAATATATCATCGGACCAACCAAGCGGAAAAAAGTGAGGATTGTTGATTTTGGAGATACGCTGGTAGAGATTTTCCGTAATGCCCGGAAAGAGCAGTTAAAAAATCGAATGCAGTATGGAGAACTTTATCACACGAACTACTACAAAGAGGTCAAAGAGAAAAACAGAGTGTACTACGAGTATTATTGCTTAGACAGAACAGAGGAAGTCCCGGCAGATTATAAAGAAATTTCTTTCGTCTGCTTAAGACCTGATGGCTGTCTGGAACTTCCGACTACTTTGGGAACGGTATGCAGAAAGGTAGCAAAAACATTAGAGGGATTTGAAGGCTTTCATTTCCACCAGTTACGTCACACCTATGCAAGCAACCTTTTAGCAAATGGAGCTGCCCCAAAAGATGTGCAGGAATTGTTAGGACACTCAGATGTCAGTACCACAATGAACGTCTATGCTCACTCCACAAGAGATGCGAAACGAAAATCGGTTCGGCTTCTTGATAAAGTGGTAGGCAATGACTAA
- a CDS encoding MobA/MobL family protein, whose amino-acid sequence MAIFHYTIKIVGRSKGKSVISASAYLNGDVMKNEETGRISYYTSKKEVVYTSLMMCENAPPEWQIVPEENIKRFQKSVRYKRSEDKEAALEKFKITFQKQRLWNEVLKIEKNADAQLGRSFEFALPKEWSRQEQIQYTTDYIQKTFVDRGMCADWSIHDKGDGNPHVHLLLTMRPFNPDHSWGKKEVKDWDFVRDKNGNIVIDESHPNWWQDKKNPDRHGIRIPVLDENGIQKIGARNRLQWKRVLTDATGWNNPKNCELWRSEWAKVCNEHLPLHNQVDHRSYEKQGKLQIPTIHEGADARKIEQKFFAGQEIKGSWKVAENQIIKQQNTLLQKILNTFGKVSGALSLWKERLNDIRRKPGNYTLNGIHDWSNRRTAEPNGRNDSGNAEPGHSTLSYAKTESEITKIKQRVIRAAQHFAKYRGTAFQDGRTENEDRAFGKRKSAMAEIGTEAEQRKQFITETEHRIAELEQQIEKGRDIDERIQRIKERRTVGRTSALDRGDTRRTRTERTAYRGTEDAAQRISDLEREIKQREQSREYSSIKERLEAGRQSIADREREVAKRKRHDRGMSR is encoded by the coding sequence ATGGCGATTTTTCATTACACAATCAAAATAGTCGGACGAAGTAAAGGGAAATCTGTTATCTCCGCTTCCGCATATCTCAATGGGGATGTGATGAAAAACGAGGAAACCGGGAGAATCAGTTATTACACTTCTAAAAAAGAAGTGGTCTACACCAGTCTGATGATGTGTGAAAACGCACCTCCTGAATGGCAGATAGTACCAGAAGAAAATATAAAACGCTTTCAAAAATCTGTCCGCTACAAAAGGTCAGAAGATAAAGAAGCTGCTTTAGAAAAATTCAAAATCACATTTCAGAAACAGAGGTTATGGAATGAGGTATTGAAGATTGAAAAAAATGCAGATGCCCAACTTGGCAGGTCATTTGAATTTGCCCTCCCCAAAGAATGGAGCAGACAGGAACAAATTCAATATACAACCGACTATATCCAAAAAACTTTTGTAGATAGAGGAATGTGCGCTGATTGGAGTATCCACGACAAAGGGGATGGCAACCCCCATGTCCATCTGCTTCTAACTATGCGTCCTTTTAACCCGGATCATTCTTGGGGAAAGAAAGAAGTCAAGGATTGGGATTTTGTCAGAGATAAAAACGGAAATATCGTGATTGATGAATCCCATCCGAACTGGTGGCAGGATAAGAAAAACCCTGACCGTCATGGAATCCGTATCCCTGTATTAGACGAAAACGGAATTCAGAAGATTGGAGCAAGAAACCGCCTGCAATGGAAACGGGTGCTGACCGATGCTACTGGATGGAACAATCCAAAAAATTGTGAACTGTGGCGGAGTGAATGGGCAAAGGTATGTAATGAACATCTGCCTTTGCATAATCAAGTTGATCATCGTTCTTATGAAAAGCAGGGAAAACTCCAGATTCCTACCATCCATGAAGGAGCTGACGCAAGAAAGATTGAACAAAAGTTTTTTGCCGGGCAGGAAATAAAAGGCTCGTGGAAAGTAGCGGAAAATCAAATCATAAAACAACAAAACACGTTATTGCAAAAGATACTAAACACCTTTGGGAAAGTATCGGGTGCATTATCATTATGGAAGGAGCGATTAAATGACATTAGAAGAAAGCCGGGAAATTATACCCTTAATGGAATCCATGATTGGTCAAATCGAAGAACAGCAGAACCTAATGGCAGAAATGATTCTGGAAATGCAGAACCGGGACACTCAACTCTCTCTTATGCAAAAACAGAATCAGAAATTACAAAAATTAAACAACGAGTTATCCGAGCTGCTCAACATTTTGCCAAATACCGAGGAACTGCTTTCCAAGATGGAAGAACAGAAAACGAAGATAGAGCTTTTGGAAAACGAAAATCAGCAATGGCAGAAATTGGCACAGAAGCTGAACAGCGAAAACAGTTTATTACTGAAACAGAACACCGAATTGCTGAACTGGAACAGCAGATAGAGAAAGGACGTGATATAGATGAACGAATCCAGAGAATCAAAGAACGCCGAACAGTTGGAAGAACTTCTGCTCTTGACCGAGGAGATACAAGAAGAACTAGAACAGAAAGAACAGCTTATCGTGGAACTGAAGACGCAGCTCAGCGAATCTCTGACCTTGAACGAGAAATTAAACAAAGAGAACAGAGCCGGGAATATTCAAGCATTAAAGAACGACTTGAAGCTGGCAGACAGAGCATTGCGGATCGAGAAAGAGAAGTTGCGAAGCGCAAACGTCATGATAGAGGAATGTCAAGATAA
- the purD gene encoding phosphoribosylamine--glycine ligase has translation MKVLIVGSGGREHAIAWKVAQSPKVEKIYCAPGNAGIAEVAECVPIGAMEFEKLAAFAKDRQIDLTVIGMDDPLVGGIVDVFEKEGLRVFGPRKNAAILEGSKAFSKDLMKKYGIPTAAYENFDNADEALAYLETASMPIVLKADGLALGKGVLICNTLEEAKEGVKSIMLDKKFGSAGNQMVVEEFMTGREVSVLSFVDGNTIKIMTSAQDHKRAKDGDEGLNTGGMGTFSPSPFYTEEVDQFCREHIYQATVDAMKKEGREFKGIIFFGLMLTDKGPRVLEYNARFGDPETQVVLPRMKNDIVEVFEACIDGTLDQIDLEFEDNAAVCVVLASDGYPVKYEKGLPIRGLENFRQKDGYYVFHAGTAFDREGRIVTNGGRVLGVTATGENLKAARANAYRAAEWVDFDNKYMRHDIGKAIDEA, from the coding sequence ATGAAGGTTTTAATTGTGGGAAGCGGCGGAAGAGAGCATGCGATTGCCTGGAAGGTGGCTCAGAGCCCTAAGGTAGAGAAAATTTACTGTGCGCCGGGAAATGCGGGGATTGCAGAGGTGGCAGAGTGCGTTCCCATCGGAGCCATGGAGTTTGAGAAGCTGGCAGCCTTTGCAAAAGACAGACAGATTGACCTGACGGTCATCGGCATGGACGATCCGCTGGTAGGGGGGATTGTGGACGTATTTGAGAAAGAGGGGCTGAGGGTATTCGGGCCGAGAAAGAATGCAGCCATTCTCGAGGGATCCAAGGCCTTCTCCAAGGATCTGATGAAGAAATACGGGATTCCCACTGCAGCCTATGAAAATTTTGACAATGCGGACGAGGCCCTCGCATATCTGGAAACGGCTTCCATGCCTATCGTCCTGAAGGCGGACGGCCTGGCCCTGGGAAAGGGCGTGCTCATCTGCAATACGCTGGAGGAGGCAAAAGAGGGTGTAAAGAGCATTATGCTGGACAAGAAATTCGGCTCTGCCGGAAATCAGATGGTGGTTGAGGAGTTTATGACAGGGCGGGAGGTGTCTGTGCTCTCTTTTGTAGACGGCAATACCATCAAAATCATGACCTCCGCGCAGGATCACAAGCGGGCCAAGGACGGCGACGAGGGACTCAACACAGGCGGAATGGGAACCTTTTCCCCCAGTCCCTTCTATACAGAAGAGGTGGATCAGTTCTGCAGAGAGCACATTTACCAGGCCACAGTGGATGCCATGAAGAAGGAGGGCAGGGAGTTCAAGGGAATTATTTTCTTTGGACTGATGCTGACAGACAAGGGGCCGAGAGTCCTTGAGTACAACGCCAGGTTCGGAGATCCGGAGACCCAGGTGGTGCTTCCACGCATGAAGAATGATATTGTGGAGGTATTTGAGGCGTGCATCGACGGCACCCTGGATCAGATCGATCTGGAATTTGAGGACAATGCAGCGGTCTGCGTCGTTCTGGCCTCTGACGGCTACCCGGTGAAGTATGAGAAAGGGCTCCCCATCCGGGGCCTTGAGAATTTCCGGCAGAAGGATGGATACTATGTATTCCATGCCGGAACAGCCTTCGACAGGGAAGGAAGGATTGTCACAAACGGAGGACGCGTTCTGGGCGTGACAGCCACCGGAGAAAACCTGAAGGCCGCCAGGGCAAACGCCTACAGGGCTGCAGAGTGGGTGGATTTTGACAATAAATATATGCGCCATGATATTGGAAAGGCTATTGACGAGGCTTAG
- a CDS encoding PHP domain-containing protein — MTTDTEHTLGGNEMFADYHVHSEFSWDSRTPMEAQIQAAVRAGVEELCFTEHVDYGARCGEDNCDYSAYKRELERCRAIYGNQIRLKYGIEFGVQTHTIGEYERDFREQSFDFVILSCHQVDNLEFI; from the coding sequence TTGACAACAGATACGGAACATACACTGGGAGGAAACGAAATGTTTGCAGACTACCATGTCCATTCTGAATTCAGCTGGGATTCCAGGACGCCCATGGAGGCCCAGATTCAGGCGGCAGTCCGGGCGGGAGTGGAGGAGCTTTGCTTCACGGAGCATGTGGACTACGGGGCGAGATGCGGGGAGGACAACTGCGATTACAGCGCATATAAGAGGGAGCTGGAGCGCTGCCGGGCGATTTACGGAAATCAGATCCGGCTGAAATATGGAATTGAATTTGGAGTGCAGACGCACACAATCGGAGAATATGAGAGGGATTTCCGGGAGCAGTCCTTTGACTTTGTGATTTTGTCCTGCCATCAGGTTGACAATCTGGAATTTATATAA
- a CDS encoding DUF6040 family protein, whose translation MIEECQDKICYLTQERDYARTHQKIVEIPVEKPVLYEKCEACNRTAYQNAKAKYETQKERLAGQYKAKTVMFQTTLFLLAWYSLTTTLFQAVQSDMFLVDCKSFFNDLASFIQTFVGWTIDAGHSAAQISTKIPNAFIAGMVYWLLLILIVGICMAGTGMLAILIEIKVIELYKKNCWDVITLLMILTSVAIVIYFGESIKKVLSVNLLLLFVLSQGAYVGIRCYLKVWLEKRPY comes from the coding sequence ATGATAGAGGAATGTCAAGATAAAATATGCTATTTAACACAGGAACGGGATTATGCCCGGACACATCAGAAAATCGTAGAAATACCGGTAGAAAAGCCGGTACTCTATGAAAAATGTGAAGCCTGTAACCGGACAGCCTATCAGAATGCAAAAGCAAAATACGAAACACAAAAAGAGCGACTTGCAGGACAGTATAAAGCAAAAACGGTAATGTTCCAAACAACCTTGTTCCTTCTTGCATGGTATTCGTTGACAACCACTCTTTTTCAGGCAGTACAGTCAGATATGTTCCTTGTCGATTGTAAATCATTCTTCAATGATTTAGCATCATTCATACAAACCTTTGTCGGATGGACGATTGATGCCGGGCATTCTGCGGCACAGATTAGTACAAAAATTCCAAATGCTTTTATAGCCGGAATGGTATATTGGTTATTGCTAATATTGATTGTAGGAATATGTATGGCAGGAACAGGGATGCTGGCGATACTGATAGAAATAAAGGTTATAGAATTATATAAGAAAAACTGTTGGGATGTTATTACTCTACTAATGATACTGACAAGTGTTGCTATTGTCATTTATTTTGGAGAATCAATCAAAAAAGTACTGTCAGTAAATCTTCTATTGCTTTTCGTACTTTCGCAGGGCGCATATGTTGGAATTAGATGTTATCTTAAAGTTTGGTTAGAAAAAAGACCATATTAG
- a CDS encoding helix-turn-helix domain-containing protein yields the protein MTQRKIALSIEEAADYTGIGRNTLRQLVEWKKLPVLKVGRKVLIKTDILEMFMEANEGRDLRDRGNVKAVTRTAAN from the coding sequence ATGACGCAAAGAAAAATTGCATTATCCATCGAAGAAGCTGCTGACTATACGGGAATCGGCAGAAATACCTTAAGACAGCTTGTAGAATGGAAGAAACTTCCAGTATTAAAGGTTGGTCGCAAAGTCCTGATTAAAACCGATATTCTGGAAATGTTTATGGAAGCTAATGAAGGTCGTGATTTGAGGGATAGAGGAAATGTAAAAGCCGTAACAAGAACTGCGGCAAATTAA
- a CDS encoding helix-turn-helix domain-containing protein, producing the protein MKDKELRKLIGSRVKQRRLELNLTQPYVAEKMGVTASTILRYENGSIDNTKKMVLEGLSEALHVSVEWLKGETDEYETDITDKRELQIRDAMGDILEQLPLALTKEEDAFSKDLLLLMLKQYGLFLDSFQFACKNFKGNAGQTDIAKTIGFESNEEYNEIMFLREITPTINALNEMADVVRLYSKKPKTAEQRLANLLSEVLYEDSESV; encoded by the coding sequence ATGAAAGATAAAGAACTACGCAAGCTGATAGGCAGCAGAGTAAAACAGCGCCGTCTGGAATTGAATCTGACACAGCCTTATGTCGCAGAAAAGATGGGGGTTACCGCTTCTACAATCCTGCGTTATGAGAATGGTTCGATTGACAATACGAAAAAAATGGTGCTGGAAGGTCTTTCGGAAGCACTCCATGTATCTGTGGAATGGCTCAAAGGGGAAACAGATGAATATGAAACCGACATTACGGATAAGAGAGAGTTACAGATTCGTGATGCGATGGGAGATATTCTGGAACAGTTACCGCTTGCCCTTACCAAAGAAGAAGATGCTTTTTCAAAAGATTTATTACTGCTGATGTTAAAACAATATGGTCTGTTTTTGGATTCCTTCCAGTTCGCCTGCAAAAATTTCAAGGGGAATGCTGGTCAGACGGATATTGCCAAAACAATAGGGTTTGAATCGAATGAGGAATATAATGAGATTATGTTCTTAAGGGAAATCACTCCTACCATCAATGCTCTTAATGAGATGGCAGACGTTGTAAGGCTCTATTCCAAGAAACCAAAAACAGCAGAACAAAGGCTTGCAAATCTTTTATCAGAAGTCTTATACGAAGATTCCGAATCGGTATAG